CTCATGTTTCATTTGCCCTGTTTGGCGCAAACAAAGGCCAAATGGAGAGGAATGCTGAGAATGATGGTACTCGGTATGATCGTGTATATTTCAGAGTACAATCAgattgatttttggaaaaaatgcaGGCATTCGATTTTGTGTTCgaaaatgatttccatttctggCTTCCTGTAGGAGATGTATGGAATATAGCCTATTTACAATGACGTGATAATGCAACTTAGCTTTGAATGCTACTGAATATCGTCGGAGAACATTCACGAACTGAAATACTGGTTCCCGGAATGTATAAGGAGCCGAGAGTGATGCATTCTAGGAGTTTAACTGTCTTTTTGGTTTCTGAGTATcctgcattttgtttttaaattggAACTGGTGGCGTTCACTCAAAGAGTCTTAGTAGATAATGGACTTAAAAACTCTCGCACTCGAAGCAACGTACTGGCGCTATTGAACTATATTATCAACCAGAAATTCGTTGCGGTCCGGTTCCATTTTCATATTTGATTTCTTTAAAGAGATACAGACACACGAAATACTTACGTTAAGACACATGATGAAGAAATCAATCGTAAACAGCATCGCTGTCAGTGGCTCAAACTTAAGCTGATTCAACCGTACGGTTCAAAATAGAGAAAAGcataagaaaatgaaaattttattcAAGTTATTTCTATTAccggtatgatgatgatgatggtgatggcgacgaAACCGGTACGGTTATTACTCGTCAAACCTACCGTTTCTATGACAATTAGATACATAAAGTGGGCGcattccaccagcaggtccgcTATCATCACCAGAAtccagggcagcagcagggctCGATTATTCTGCCGAGAATAGAGATGTGAAATGTCATGGATTTTTTACGATAAAAGCATTGCAACATGTCTGCAAGCGGGGCTACGTACCATTTTCAATCCGATTAGAACGAGCACCGACGACAGGACTCCTAGGGTGGCaaagatcagcagcagcacgttgaACTTGACCGTGACTACCGTAACAGATGAAACCAAGGAACAGgataaggaggaggagaatgaaaggaattttatttaaaaatttcATCCTCAACAATAACGTAACGCTCACAGGCGGCTGAAGAAAATGGCCCGGGTCCGGGAATCTGTAAACCGGAAGAGGTATGGACTTCTTCTCGTTATTGATTTTCGTGCACAGAGTTGGCCAACTTGGAGCGAATGGATGCCCGGATGCAGCAAAATCGAATGCCGGACGGACGGGAAACGAGCTGgcaccggaacaaccggaTGGCTCCCTGCCACTAGGATCTCAGTCCAGGCTCCAGGCGCTGACAAAGTGTAGCCCAAGTTCAACACGATAGACGAACCTTTAAAGGGGGAGGTAATTCCAGGATGCCGAGCAGTATCAACCCCTCCGGGTTTCCTCTCCACTATACCAAACTATGCtgtaactctctctctctctctgtcgctctttTCGGCTACTGAAGGAAGCCGGAAGCCAATTATGAAGGATCGTCAATCGCGAGGATCGAGCATCCTTCTGGCAGCGTTTCGCTTGTAGCTTGTTTGCGCCGCTAATTAGCACGACGGTCGAGCGTCGGCCTCGTCTTCTCCTTGAAGGATTCTATTTACATAATAAACCCAAGTGTCCTTTCCACGTGCCGTGCTAGGCGCCGTCTAGGCAATGATCTCGCGCTGTACCTACCTGCGGAGATGGTGTCCCGTTCGAGGAAGCTCTCGCCGACCGGTTTGTCGACCTCTCCCCGGAGATAGCGTCGCTCTTCGTGAAGGAACAGTGACATCGTGATGCAGGATATGCCGAAGTAGATCTACAAAAACAAAGGGAGAGGCAAAGCGCCGGTTTAAGCGAgcgaaattggatttttacaTGCGATGATTTATGTATCGTTTCGCCTTCGTGACATTTCGCCAGTCCCGGGAGAACAACGTATCcgaggagcgagcgaggagtAAGTCAGAAGAGTACAGCATAGATTCATACGCATATGCGCTACAGATGAAGGATGAGTATTTCAATTAGGTCGAGCAGAATTGTCTCCTTCCTAGTGCCTCTGTGCCTGTCGATTCATTGTATGACCTCTCTAATGATTTCAACAGAATCCCTTTTGAAATATTAGATAATATACGGCAGTAAAACAAAGGACCAGGATCCAAGCAGAAGAGAAATCTCATCCCTCATCCACCGTCCCTCAACTGCTCATTACACTGATTGATCCTTCGGGGACACGGACGCCCTGCACGTTTGCATGGCGTTTTCTTTCATGCAGGaatttttcggtttcttctaAGCCCTCCCACCACACGGACGCCCACTGCACAGAGGAGGGGCCAATGCCATGGCAGAGATGGTACGCTATGTTCGCatggaaacaaaattaaattagaaaaacCCACCCCTTCCACCTCTCGCCCTCAACGCTGCTCGTGAGTGATGTAGGCACGCAAATCCCCAACATAATTTAAACTTTATGGGCCCGCACCACTGGACCGGAAACCCGCAATGGAAAGCGCGAAAAGAACCGTTCCCATCCGGTATGCTTGCACGGAACAAGGCCGGGGCCGATCTGCAGCGATGTGGAAGTTCATATGGAAAGAATGTTGTAATGTCTTCTGGGAATAGCGGATTACTACCTGGTAAGTATATCACATCGCCATACTCGGGGCCATGCTCGCTACATTGTCCGGGGCGGTCCGGTTCTCGTTTCGCGGACTCATAACAAACAAGGTTACACGTGCGAGATGTAAAGTACCGCTACTTCGCTAGCTGAGTCACAGGTCCGCACAAGTTTACGCAACCGAATCATGTCCATCGAAGTATcgacgagaaagagaaagagagagagagaagacgaaaatcaaaacacaaaCCGGAAGCTTATCTTATCGTGCGCAAGAAGCGCAAAATCATCAGCACGGTCTACTACCACTGCACCAGTGTACTACTCTTAACTTCCATCTCGTGTTTTGGAGCTCCGGTCACTCTACTGCGACTTCCGCTCCACTCTCGTCCTCCATTGTCTTTTGATCGTGAAGAACTTCTTATCTTATCGCTCGATGCCATCGGGCATGTGTATTTGCATAACGGCAACCGACAGCACGCTGCTATCGGTTGTGCGGACACAACAGTGGGACGTCAGTTTGCGAGTTTACACCCTGGGTCAAGTGGTCATGGCAAGAACATGGGACCGCAGAACGGAGCTGTCGCCAAATACTCACAACACTCTTCCGTCAATACTTTGTTGGGTGTTGTGGAAACTGCCAGGGCTGCGCTTCCATGGAAACTTCTACTCCAGCAAGCGTTGCCTTTGAACTTCCGATAAAAGCTACTTAGGGAACATCTCAGGGGCGAAGCTGACCTTCTGTTGCCTTCCAATCGTACGGTAGCTGGTGGGAAAGACCCTTACCACCATGTTTTGTGTCCATCGGCCCCCAACCCCGGCAACTACCTTCAACTGTGTGCAACCGCCAATCCTCGGAGCAGATAGATAGCACGCTGATGATAAACTGCGTCTGGGGCCACCACCCATTCATCCTCACGCTCGCCTCCGCACCACGGGCGTCCCCATGAGGTGCGAGTGCTGGTGAGATGAGTGGATGAGTTCGGTTCGTTCATACCACCCACCATACCCGGACGGTGACGAGATGTTTGATGTCTGAGCCCAACCTCTCCTCGAGAGGCACCTCGCCACCGGTGTGTCTCGTCTCGGGGTCTtcttcctcccccaccccgctcTCCCCCTTCTTTCGGAAACCAGACAAGCGGCTAGAACAGTATCAGTCACCCAAAGTTAAAGAGGGACACCGGTGCCGATAAATAACCGCTACGCGGTACGAGCTGAATGCTAGTCTTACACTGTACGGCATCCGGATACGCCGCGCAGTTCTACCCGGCTTTCTCACCCAAGGATCCCGAACCGAATCATCGGACGTACTAATGGCAAAATTGATGCAGGTCGGCAGTGTGATagtgtggtgctggttggcggTGGCTGTGAGTGGGCAACGGTTTCATCACAACGAGCAGAACcggctggtggccggtggtggcaccATTTACAAATCATCACGCATCGTCGGTGGCTCGGTTGCCTCCCAAGGCCAACTGCCCTATCAGGTAGCGCTGCTTCGGTCGGGTTCGCTCGGATGCGGTGGTTCGTTGATTGACGCACGTTGGGTCCTCAGCGCGGCCCACTGTGTCTACACGAACGGTGTGCTGTAAGTCGCTCGGAAAGTCTCACGTATTACAACGTAGGCAGCACATGTCTCAGATTCACTCGATTCCATTTCTTCCAGTATTCCAGCTGCCTCGCTCACGGTACTGGCCGGAACGATTAATTTGAATACCGGCGGTTTGCGGCGGGCCGTCGCCCGGGTGCTACCACACGAGCGTTACGGTAACTTCCGGAATGAtgtagcgctgctgctgcttcagcaaccgctggccaccagcagcaccattagACCGATTGCACTGCGCACCGCCGAGGTGCCGGCCGGGAGTGAGATCATCATTTCGGGCTGGGGCCGCATTTtctccggtggtccggtatCGACCTGGCTTCGGTTTAACCGTGCCACCGTACTGGCAAGCCAACGGTGTGCCGCTGTCACCGGTATTCCCAGTGGGCTGATATGTTTTACCTCGCCGATCAACAACGGTGCTTGCAATGTAAGTGCTGGTCCCGGAAAGTTTTAGCAAATACGACACTTTCACTTATCCACTGTATCCTCGCGGTATTTCTAGGGCGATTCGGGTGGACCGGCTGTGATGAACAACGAGCTTGTCGGGGTGGCCAACTTTATCATCAACTACTGCGGCTCGGGTAACCCCGATGGGTACGCCAAGGTGTCCGACTACGTGCCCTGGATTCAGGCGACGATGCGCCGATATTAGTCACGCCAAGACCGGATACCAGGTGaagtgaatgaatgaatttaaatttttgggGATAATCTGTTGAGAGGTCTTTGTCTCTGGATTGTTTGTGATAAATGCCTTTTGTACCAAATCCGACACAACGTTTGATGTGACGCTTACGAGTAATAAGAAACATAATAAATTGCAGGAAACCATCAGATGTTTAGGAGAATTTCAAGTACATCAATCCAGCATCGACGGTAGCAGTGTCCCTACTTGGAAACAGGCCTGTGGAAAATTATTCCAACGAAACCTATCCTCTATTTGAAGTCCTTAATGGTGAGGCATATTTAAATTGAGAGCTGTAAAGCCTGGACTACAGCCGTGCCGTATCTGTTGCCTTTGTAAATCCCCTGTGTTGACATGGGCATGCTGGGAGATGGATTGTGTGCTTGTAGCACTTTCAGATCCATTTACAatctttcctcttcctcctcggccATCTCCATGGCTTCTGCCTGGTTTCTGCCTTCCATGGTTTTTAATTGTAAGCCGATGAGTGGAGTAACTGCTCTTTGATTGTGATGGTCGGTTGAACGAGTTAAACCAGAATGTTGCTTCACCTTAAACCCGAAGAAAGTAGATCCCCATCCTCCTGCCATTCGAGTGTGTGTTCAtcatttgtttattatttatattGAATGgtatttatttatatattGAATTAAGCCACGCTCAGTGTCATGCATAAGATAACAAGAAGCTCATTGGGAGTCCCCCCCCTCATCAAGTTGCTCAGAGGAAACAAAAAGGCGGAGGCCGCTCTTGActcgacgatgatggagaGTGATGCTAGGCCTCTTTAACACAAAACCGCAGCGCATCTCCATGACATTGTCTCGCAGCGAAGCTCACACACCGTGTTTGCCGAAAAGAGCATCGCAAATGTCAGCTTATGGCGTTGATGCCAGTCGGTGGCAGTGTGTTGTGCTACAAAAAAGATTAATTTCCATTCTGCCGCGCCCTGCCACTTGGCAGATAATCATATTCGAAGCAAGTGGAAGATAAACAAAAGTAAGATGAAAAACGGTTGGTGGAAGACGGTTGGTGGACGAACCGTGGAGGATGGATGGGCCATGGTGTGCGCTTAATGCGAATGTTACAGACAACGTGCCATCCATGGCCCAGGAATAGGCAGCCACGGCGGACGTGGGTATACTCCAATGAGTGCTCGATAGCGGTGCTACCATGAACAGTGACCATAATCGCTGGAATACGCAgaaacacatatacacacaggGGCACATTGGTTGGACAGTTTGGTATGGCTTCTGAGAAGTCtttatttatgctgccaaCCACGGTCACGGGTAGTAACGCACCGCGCAAGGATGGCCAGCAACGATCCTTGCTAGCAGGAACCGTTGCGTCAACTGCTGCCGAAGCATTACTTTAATGCTCATTGATACACGCACATCGGTAGCACGTACGTCACACCAGCATACCATCGACCTGGAATCTTCAACGTCTGGCTGGCTACTGGTGTCTATCACCCAGAGTTCCACAGTGGTGTGATTGATGGTGAATTATGTAACGATCACTCTCATCACCAGCGTGgtagtcgtggtggtgatggtggatgaagTGCGATTAAACTGATGGCATACATCGAGTACGAGATATGTAGAAGAGCGAGAGTAGCGGAACCATCGGAGCATATATCACGTTAATGCCAACGCCGGATGACGGCAGGTCCTGCCTAGAAGAACTTCAAACAACGCTTTACACTGTCGCGGTTCCTTGCGTTTCggcaaaacaacattttccgcGTCAGTTCATCTCGCAGGCCCGAACCCAGCCACTGCTTCGGTTTGATGC
This sequence is a window from Anopheles darlingi chromosome 3, idAnoDarlMG_H_01, whole genome shotgun sequence. Protein-coding genes within it:
- the LOC125955072 gene encoding serine protease SP24D-like, whose translation is MAKLMQVGSVIVWCWLAVAVSGQRFHHNEQNRLVAGGGTIYKSSRIVGGSVASQGQLPYQVALLRSGSLGCGGSLIDARWVLSAAHCVYTNGVLIPAASLTVLAGTINLNTGGLRRAVARVLPHERYGNFRNDVALLLLQQPLATSSTIRPIALRTAEVPAGSEIIISGWGRIFSGGPVSTWLRFNRATVLASQRCAAVTGIPSGLICFTSPINNGACNGDSGGPAVMNNELVGVANFIINYCGSGNPDGYAKVSDYVPWIQATMRRY